In one window of Nodosilinea sp. PGN35 DNA:
- a CDS encoding type II toxin-antitoxin system VapC family toxin, which produces MSDFVLDASALLALVNQEPGQDAVAEMLPRSLVSAVNASELVAKLTDQGMPEDEVQDVLAALDLTVISFDESQGQVAGYLRLLTKHLGLSLGDRACLALGLQTRCPVVTADKAWAKLELGIEIQVIR; this is translated from the coding sequence GTGAGTGATTTTGTTTTGGATGCTTCGGCTCTGTTGGCGCTGGTCAATCAAGAGCCGGGGCAAGATGCTGTGGCGGAAATGCTGCCTCGGTCGTTGGTGAGCGCGGTGAATGCTAGCGAGTTAGTGGCAAAGCTGACCGACCAGGGGATGCCCGAAGATGAGGTTCAGGACGTTTTGGCGGCTTTGGACTTAACGGTGATTTCGTTTGATGAAAGCCAGGGGCAGGTTGCAGGCTACTTGCGGCTTTTGACTAAGCATTTGGGTTTGTCACTGGGTGATCGGGCTTGTTTGGCTTTGGGGTTGCAGACACGATGCCCTGTAGTGACCGCAGATAAAGCCTGGGCTAAACTTGAACTCGGTATCGAGATTCAGGTTATTCGATGA